ACCAGACGCGGAAATTGTAGCTCGCGAGCGAGCGGAAGACGCGCCGGTCCGACTCGCCGACCCCGCTCACGCGCAGGTCCGCGCGCGGATCACTCACACGGAGGCCGGTGAATCGGCGCGGAGCAGGTCGAGGATCTCCTGCGTGGTGCCGGTCTCGCCCAGCTTGGGGAAGATCCGCGTCACACTGTGGTGATGCGCCTCCGGGCTCGGGTCGAACATCGCGTCGGTCGCGAGCGTGACGTGGAACCCGTGTTCGTAGGCCTGCCGGGCCGTGGACTCGACGCCAAAGCTGGTGGCGACGCCGGCGACGACGACCTGGGTGACGCCCGCACCCCGCAGGTACGCCTCGAGCCCGGTGCCGGGAAAGGCGCCCCAGGTGTGTTTGGTGACCAGGTGGTCGCCCGGGCGCCGGTCGAGTTCGGGAAGTACCTCGGTGAAGTCCGGCGACAGCGTGCCGGTCGGACGCTGCAGCTCGGTCCGGCCCGGGGCGCGGCCGGCGGCCGTAACGAGCACGACGGGTAGGTCGCGGCGGCGGAAGGCGCCCGCAAGCGCGGCGGCATTCGCGATCACGTCGCGGAGGTCGACGCCGGGCCTGGCGAGGATGCCCCGTTGCAGGTCGATGACGAGGAGTGCCGTGTTCGGGTCGAGGGCGGTGAGAGGCATGGGAATCGTCGTGTATGTGAGGAAGGTGCGGCAGCCGGTCGCCGCGATCACGATGTGACGAGGCGCTTGAGCAGTTCGAGCGCGGCGGCGAGTTGGTCCCGTTCCGCCGGCGTGAGTTCCCGCTCGACGGCGCGGGCCAGCCAGTCCTGCCGGGCCGCCCGTCCCGCGGCGAGCCACTCGCGGCAGGCGGGCGTGAGCGAGAGGAGCGTCTGTCGCCGGTCGTGCGGGTCCGGCACCCCGCCCACGAGCCCCGCCGCGGTGAGGGCGGCGACGGTGGCGCCCATGGATTGCGGGCGCACGCCTTCCGCGTGGGCGAGGGCCGTCACAGTCAGGCGGCCGTCGCGCTCCAGACGGGTGAGCGCGGAGGTCTGGGACGGGGTGAGATCGCCGGCCTGCGCCTGCTCACGAAGTCGGCGTCTGAGCTGGCCGAGTACGGCCCGGAGGTCCGCGGCGAGTGTGGCGACGCCGTCGCCCGCGGCGCCGCTGCGGTGTGCGTCCATGCGGTCAAAATACAGATACGAAGCCAAACTAAGAAGACATACTTCGTATCTATCGTGTGCCTGTCAGAACACGTTGCGCCGTCTCTGAATGCGGACCCGTCGGCACGCGATATTGTCCGCATGCCCATCACCTTCATCACCGGGGCCAACAAGGGCCTCGGCTACGAGACCACGCGCCGCCTCCTCGCGCTCGGCCACACCGTCCTCCTCGGCGCCCGCGACCCCGAGCGCGGCCGGGCCGCCGCCGACCGGCTCGGCGCCCGGTTCGTGCCCATCGACGTCGGCGACGACGCGTCGGTCGCCCGCGCCGCCGCCGACATCGAGGCGCACGAAGGCCGCGTCGACGTGCTGATCAACAACGCCGGGATCGTCGGCGCATACGGCCCCGCCGAATCGCTCACCGGCCCCCAGGCCGCCGAGGTCTTCAACGTCAACGTCGCCGGCATCGTGCGCGTCACGCACGCGTTCCTGCCCCTGCTCCGCCGGTCCGAGCACCCGGCGATCGTCAACGTCAGCAGCGGGATGGGCTCCTTCGACCGCACCCACGACCCCGACCGGGTCGAATCCACGGTCGTCGCCCCGCTCTACACGGCGACCAAGGCCGCGGTCACGATGCTCACCACCCAGTACGCCCGGGCGTTGCCCGGCATCCGGGTGAACGTGGCCGACCCCGGCTACACCGCGACCGACCTCAACGGCCACCGCGGGCACCAGACCGTCGAGGAAGGCACGGACGCGATCATCGCTCTGGCGACCGAGGGTCCCGAGGCCGGCACCGGCCGGTTCGTCGACCGCTTCGGACCGGTCTCCTGGTAACGGGCTGATACCCGCGCGCAGCCCGCCGCGGCCGGCGTCACACCCCGTCGGTCGCGGCCTGCTCCGGGCGGACGACCTGCAACCAGCCGAGCTCCATCCAGTCGAGCTCTTCCTGAACGCGCTGGAATGCCGCGTCGCCGATCGTGCCGTCGGCCCGGAGGGCCACCAGCCGCCGCCGCTGGGCCGCGAGGGCGGCCTGCACGGCCGTCCCCTCCTCGTCCCGGTCGTCCCCATCGAGGCCGTCCGCCGCGTCGCGGTCGCGACCGGCGTCGGTCTCCGCCTCGGCGCGGCGCAGCTGGACCGCAAAGCGCCGCCGCACGTACTCCGCCGAGTCACCGCCAGGCTGCGCCGCCGTCGTGGCCACCGCCGCCCGCAGCGACTCGGCGCGCGCGAGGCGCACCTCGCGCTCTACCGCGCCGTCGTCCTCGAGCCGGAGGCGGAGGAGGAGTGGGCGGAGCGTCAGCCCCTGCACCACGAGCGTCCCGAGCGTGACGCCGAACGCCGTCGTCAGGATCAGATCGCGGTACGGGAAGGCGGTCGGGAGCGCGAGCGCGGTGGCGAGCGTGACGGTGCCGCGCATGCCGCACCACCCCACCACCGCGGCACCCCGTGCGGTCAGCCCCACCGCGCCGTGCGCCCCTGCGCCCTGCGCCGCTGCGCCGGTCGCCCCCGGCGCCGCGTCCGCGCGCAGACCGCGGCCTTGCCAGCGGCTGAACGCCGCCGCGGCGGTCACCCAGGCGATGCGCGCGAGAACGGCGGCCAGCGTGACGGCCAGGGCAAAGGCGGCGTAGCGTGCCCCGGTGGCCTCGTTCAGGCGGGCGACGATCGACTTGAGCTGGAGCCCCACGAGGACGAACGCGAGCACGTTCAGCACGAACACCGCGACCTCCCACACCTCCCACACCGCCCACGTCGGGATGCGGACGCGCGCCGGCATGATCTCGGGCGCGCGGCGCGACGCGGCCATCGCGAACACCACGAGCGTGATGATCCCCGAGAGGTGCAGCCGCTCCGCGAGGATCCAGACGAGGAACGTCCCGCAGAACTGGAAGATCACCCCCGTCGCCACGTCGCGGATGCGCGCGCTCACCCAGAGCGTGACGCGCGAGAGCACGAGCCCGAGCCCGACGCTGCCGACCGTGACCCAGAGCAGGGTGGGCAGCACGCGCCACCCGGACAGCGCGCCGGTGGCCGCGGCGCCGACCGCGAGGCGGTAGACCAGCAGCGCGCTCGCGTCGTTGAACAGGCTCTCGCCCTCGAGGATCGTGAGCAGCCGGTGCGGGGGGCGGAGCGCGTTGAGGACCGTGGTCGCGGCCGCCGCGTCCGGCGGCGCGGCGATCGCGCCTAACGCGACCGCCGCGGCCCACGGCAGGTCGGGCACGAGGCGCCGCGCGACCACGGCGACGACGGCGATCGTGAGCGCGACGGCGCCGAGGGCGAGGCTCGCGATCGGGCGCCAGTTGGCGCGCAGGTCGCGGGGCGAGGCGTCGAAGGCCGCGTCCACGAGCACGGGCGCGACGAACAGCGCGAGCGCGAGCTCGGGGTCGAGCACGAGCGTCGGCACGCCCGGGACGAGCGCGAGCGCCGCGCCGGCGAGCGCGACGAGCGCGGGGTAGGGCGCGCCGACGCGCCGCGCGACGGCGGCCAGCGCGGCGCCGCCCAACAGCAGCGCGATGACGACCTCGAAGACGTCCACTGCCCCTCCTGGTGTTCTCCGCTCTACGTGGCCGCACCGCGATCGGCGGGCCGACGGCCCGGCCGGGCAAGCAAACCGGTCCGCGCCGGCGGTGACGCCTCCGTGTGTGGCACGCGTAGCTGTCGCGGCAGGAGCGCAGGTCGTCCCCTCGGTGTGGCGCCCGGGCGGGGAGCGACGCGCGGTAACGCGTGTGGACGGCCGGCGACCCGCGCGGGCGACGCCGTATGCACCGTCGCACCACGCGGCGACTCTCGCGCGAGGGGTTACACGAGGGGTTACACATGCGTTTCGGGCCGGCGAGATTCCGCACGCTACGCAGGTAGGCGCGGGCAGGACCGGGACCGGGAGCAGCAGCGAATGACGGCAGGCGCGCGCGCGGACGCGACGACGGCGACGACCATGACGGCGGGGGCGCTCCGGGCGACGGCCGCTTCCAAAGCCGCAGCGCTCTTCGCCGGCCCGGGCGAGATGCGCGCGCGCTGTCGCGATCTGGACTGGGCGGCCACCCCGCTCGGCCCGCCCGAGGCCTGGTCGCCGACGCTGCGCGTCGCCGCCCGCGCGGTGCTCGACGCGCCGGTTCCGATGTGCCTCTGGATCGGCGCGCACTACACGCTCGTCTACAACGACGCGTACCGCCCCATCCTCGGCGCCAAGCACCCCGCGGCGCTCGGGCGTCCGGGCGCGGCGGTGTACCCCGAGGTCTGGGCGGCGCTCGAGCCGCAGTTCGCGCAGGTGCGCGGCGGCGGCCCCCCCGTCAACCTCGTCGACGCGCCCTTCGCGGTCGCGCGCCTGGCGGACGGCGAGGCGGAAGAGGGGTGGTTCACCTACGCGCTCTCGGCGGTGCGGGACGACGACGGCGCGGTCGCGGCGGTCCTCAACGTCGGCGCCGAGACGACGGCCCGCGTGCGTACGGAGCGGGAACTCGAGGTCGAGCGCACGCGGCTCGCGGCCGTGTTCCGGCAGTCGCCGTCGTTCCTCGCCGTCCTGCGCGGGCCGGACAACGTGTTCGAGTTCGTCAACGACGCGTACGCGCAGATCATCGGACGCGGGCGCGAGGTGCTGGGGAAGCCCCTCTTCGACGCCATCCCCGAGGCGCGCGGGCAGGGCTTTGACGAGTACCTCGGGCGCGTGCGTCGCACCGGCGAGCCGCTCGTCTTCCGCGACCTGCCCGTGCTGCTCGACCGCACGCCCGGCGCGCCGCGCGAGGAGCGGTTCCTCGACATCACCTACCTGCCGCTCGTCGAGGTCGAGGCTGCGGGCGCGACGTCGCACGACGCGGTGATCGCCCACGGCGCCGACGTGACCGACGCCGTACTCGGCCGGCGCGAGGCCGAGGCGGCCCACGCGCGGCTCCAGGACCAGCAGGTCGAGCTGGAGCTGAGCAACCAGCAGCTGCAGGAGCAGGCG
The Gemmatimonadetes bacterium T265 genome window above contains:
- a CDS encoding short-chain dehydrogenase — encoded protein: MPITFITGANKGLGYETTRRLLALGHTVLLGARDPERGRAAADRLGARFVPIDVGDDASVARAAADIEAHEGRVDVLINNAGIVGAYGPAESLTGPQAAEVFNVNVAGIVRVTHAFLPLLRRSEHPAIVNVSSGMGSFDRTHDPDRVESTVVAPLYTATKAAVTMLTTQYARALPGIRVNVADPGYTATDLNGHRGHQTVEEGTDAIIALATEGPEAGTGRFVDRFGPVSW
- a CDS encoding hydrolase, coding for MIAATGCRTFLTYTTIPMPLTALDPNTALLVIDLQRGILARPGVDLRDVIANAAALAGAFRRRDLPVVLVTAAGRAPGRTELQRPTGTLSPDFTEVLPELDRRPGDHLVTKHTWGAFPGTGLEAYLRGAGVTQVVVAGVATSFGVESTARQAYEHGFHVTLATDAMFDPSPEAHHHSVTRIFPKLGETGTTQEILDLLRADSPASV
- a CDS encoding sodium:proton antiporter, whose protein sequence is MDVFEVVIALLLGGAALAAVARRVGAPYPALVALAGAALALVPGVPTLVLDPELALALFVAPVLVDAAFDASPRDLRANWRPIASLALGAVALTIAVVAVVARRLVPDLPWAAAVALGAIAAPPDAAAATTVLNALRPPHRLLTILEGESLFNDASALLVYRLAVGAAATGALSGWRVLPTLLWVTVGSVGLGLVLSRVTLWVSARIRDVATGVIFQFCGTFLVWILAERLHLSGIITLVVFAMAASRRAPEIMPARVRIPTWAVWEVWEVAVFVLNVLAFVLVGLQLKSIVARLNEATGARYAAFALAVTLAAVLARIAWVTAAAAFSRWQGRGLRADAAPGATGAAAQGAGAHGAVGLTARGAAVVGWCGMRGTVTLATALALPTAFPYRDLILTTAFGVTLGTLVVQGLTLRPLLLRLRLEDDGAVEREVRLARAESLRAAVATTAAQPGGDSAEYVRRRFAVQLRRAEAETDAGRDRDAADGLDGDDRDEEGTAVQAALAAQRRRLVALRADGTIGDAAFQRVQEELDWMELGWLQVVRPEQAATDGV